cgaaacGCTATCTTTTAGCGAAGAGCCTATAAAATAAGCTATACATAAATATTCTACATTTTGATGATTTCACTATGTTTGCCTTCATGcaagggaaacatattgtttttgctgcgtttcttgtttttctccaaatgagggcaatgacccttcccaaataaggtcaatgaccctttCCCGAATTAGGTCAATGACCTGGGCCACAATTACTGGAACTGTAACAGACACTATTTGGTGTTTAATTACATTGTGTAGCAAGTTGCAGGACAGAGTTGAAGGGGGCTGGTATGGGAgttttaaacattttgtatttatgaATGGAAGATATCTGCTGTCTTTGTAGGTGCAAGATTAAAGCAAATGATATTAaggatgatctttatttgcatgttcctgcccatgtgggctaaatgcagcaatttTTCAGTTGTGTTACATGGGGtactaaagactaagtactattatATTAAGTATTACAATtggataaacaatacatctgcagctatgctatcactatatctaacgtttacatgccTTTTCccatttcttaaaacatgtgtatgcGATTTTACTCATTATACGTACAAACAGGTTGACTttggttaactgtttacatcgtgtatctacatTGGGAGCACTTGTAAAAGAGTTAAGGGTCCATTTAGTGGTGcgataaagattgttgtatatTATTTCTTGCGTTTTTTGCAGAATGTCCAGTTCCCCAGAAAACCGCACCAGAGGTGCAGCGTGGTTGGGAACGGGGGGATTCTGACAGGAAGTGGCTGTGGGAACGAGATCGACTCTGCAGATCACGTGTTCAGGTGAGATACAACAAATCTTTTTGAATTAAAGGACTTGAAACTATTCAGTACAACATTCTAAAAGTGTCGATGTATCGAATGTTCCTTATACAAGCGATCATGATTGGCGTCTGCAAATCGAAAAGTctgcagatttttttttaaatctccagATTTTCCAGAAAATTTGGAGAAGGTTTAAGAAAATCTCCAGACTATTTCGAAAAGTCTCCAATTTTTTTCTAGCAGTCCCCAGACTGTTTCAAACATTGTAGAAATGGCCTGCACTATCAGCCtgtccctaatttgcattaggccatgttgatttgattactagtatatgtatgACTTCCATTCGAGCATCAATTTCATCCGTTTCAAagaaaagttttcgaccatgcTGTAAATAAATCGTACAAATCAGCAGCAAAATATGTGCAGTTGCAATTGCAAAAACATATCGAAAACTGATACTAATGTCCTAGAATGCCAAAGTTAAAAGAGTGGATGTGAAAGAACATTAGGGATGTGATCCACATGATAGAATGAACATGACTTTAATGGCAGGTCATGACAGCAAGCTTTATTCAAGACAACTGATTTTATTGCTGGTCGACAGAAATCCTTAAAACTAGAAGTACAGTTCTATCCGAAGGCTATCCAACGTCATTAAAACATAAGCTATGTACTTTTAAACATCAGCCCCTTTGTGACAACATTCTgccttatttgcatacagaCTGAACGTTCCACCAATCGAAGGATGGCTTACCAAAGGCGTGGATAATAAGAGCGACTTAGTCACTCTGAACAACATTcttccttatttgcatacagaCTAAACTTACCACCAAATTTGACCAATCCAAGGGCGGTTTACTAAAGACGTGGAGAATCAGACCGACTTTGTCACACTGTGCAACATTCTGCCTTTTTTGCATACAGACTGAACTTACCACCAATCCAAGGGCGGTTTACTGAATACGTGGTGAATAATACGAACTTTGTCATATTGAGCAAGCAACATTCTCTCTTATTTGCATACAGACTGAACTTACCACCAATCCACGGGCGGTTTACTGAAGACGTGGGTGAGAAGACTAACTTTGTCACACTGAACCCCTCCGTACTGCAACACGAGTAAGTGTTGAAATTAAAGTTTTGTCATAAAAAATTGTATTGATACAAGAAAAAAGCAATTCTTCGAAataatacttgtacatgtatacttttcATTCCTTGTTTGTATTGAGCATCAACGGAAACCCGGCAAAAGCGATCGTTTGAACAGGTAGTCGGTTTGAAGAGTATCAACTCACAACAGGCCCAAGGCATAGTATAAATAGGCAAATGACAAGCACGCGTTCGCAAAGAAGTAAGTCAGGAAGGTTTTTAATCTCAAATACAACACGGACACGCATACAAAAAGGTAAGTAAGCCTGATAGATTTTACCAAATGAACGAAACAAGTTCTTCTGCCTATATAGATAGCATTTCTACCATACAATAAAGTGCTGTATATGTTGCATTCCTGCGTCTACAATCTTTCGATGGACCAGTACGTGTATATATTCATCAGGATAACAAATATTGTTGCCCATTTTTCTTGCAGATATGGTCTACTTCTTGAGGAAGAAAAGGTCAGAGCCTTCGTGCAAACGGTTGCAATGTATCCAACCAACGCAGTGATCTACACACACCCGTTCGACCACAAGAAGTACAGGAAACCGGTGTACCGGGCACACAAGGCGATGCTGGGCGGCTCGGAACAGGAGATGCGGTGGTCACATCCAGAGTTCTTACGCGCAGCGGACCGTTTCTGGAAGAAGGCGTTTCATCTGAAGGAGCCACGAATTACATCAGGTAAGGCCACTCCAAATTCATTTGTTCCTTCTCGGATTTTGTCAGAAAAAGATTGGAATGACAgatcgaaaaaaaaattgtcaaaaggtctggggtgaagatatatggTTTCAATCCCacgcaaaaaaaacaacaacaacagcctgaggagtttaatggcacgttttatacaatgaatccctTTCTTTCATTTGTAACTTATGTTCTGcgtaaaaggcattgtttttaaaatgaagttatgtgtatgtggctctgaatggtaatgTTTACAGTTttgtgataatttttttctcgggacttaattcttttttttttatgaaaaaaaaaatggacaggcaaatccgcgaagcaacaaataaaattggtgtggcctaagaaacAGAGATTCAGACATCTAAAACCAGTGCAGAAGGTTAAGACCCaggtagttccatagcctttttaaggccgtaggggcaatgggttgttatccactgtgtcttgcTAGGGCACGTTATTGGAAGGTGTAGCCCaactctctccttccactgccttttaccccCCTACCAAAGTCtggtacctatttttacacctggatgaagtgaggaaagtcgtgttaagtgccctTTCCAATGGCACAAGgtcggtagcatgacaggactTGAACaaaggacctctgggttctgggccaaaaaGCACATAGTTACGCCATTATTAGACCCCACCCAAAACCAGTGTAACACGCAAAACACACCCCCAACCCTGGACAGAATATTCTGGGGTACATCTGGTCTGTTACACTGGCGCAAGAAATGTTGTCATCATAACTTCGTCTTCACTAATTAACATCATTTGAAGTTGTCCATTGAAGTGACATAGACCCAATTTCAGAATTTGATTGTCGTatgaaaatttgtcaatatGGTATATATTGGAAAGCTGTACTTAATCAACTTTATAAATTAGGTTTTCTAAACTCCACTCCTcatgttttaatgttttgacACTTTGTAATTTCAGGGTTAAAGTAACATTGATTGAGTATGATTGTTGTAATGTCCACACATCAATTCAGTCTGCAACTGCCAAGGTACTGGACAAATAATGATTTGACAatgaaccatttttttttattatcatcatGTACCTTAAATATGgaatcaaaacaaaaaccaTGTTTTTCCTCTTTCTCTTCCATCTTTCCCAGGCCTGCTTGTGGCGACCATCGCTCTATCCATGTGTGAAGAGACCCACCTCTATGGCTTCTGGCCTTACAGAACAGCCCAAGATGGCAGGGTTCTAGCCTATCACTACTTCGAGCGGCCCATCTCAAACAGCGGCTTCCAGGACGGAGAAGAGGTGTTTAGGTCTGGTGTtgcaaacaacaaacatcacaGGATGGGGgacgaattttctgtactgtggTACTTGCACAAGAAGGGCGTTTTACGTCTCCACGTGGAAGACTGTGAGGAAAGATATTGACGAGCAAAGAAGatattttagacaaaatatgatGTTTTTCAGGACGGAGAAGAGATGTTCAGGTCGGGTGTTGCGAACAACAGACATCACAGGATGGGGGACGAATTTTCGGTACTAAAGTACTTGCACAAGAGGGGCGTTTTACGTCTTCACGTGGAAGACTGCGAGGAAAGATCTTGAACAGCAAAGAAGACAATCAAAGAACACAGACTAAAGATGATGTTTAACAGGACGGAGAAGAGATGTTCAGGTCGGGTGTTGCGAACAACAGACATCACACGATGGGGgacgaattttctgtactgaggTACTTGCACAAGAGGGGTGTTTTACGTTTTAACGTGGAAGACTGTGAGGAAAGAAGACAGACTAAAGATAACGTTTtctaaactccaagcagatcctacagtagcattag
This genomic stretch from Branchiostoma floridae strain S238N-H82 chromosome 13, Bfl_VNyyK, whole genome shotgun sequence harbors:
- the LOC118429081 gene encoding alpha-N-acetylneuraminide alpha-2,8-sialyltransferase-like; its protein translation is MASRDFKYKFFLAIIMLSVNQMLLIFIISDPGSCDDLDNFRAELEIQNRAETEAKHREVREADPINHLGPIDISALDDIAFEDSPIVLENADTKEQQSQKKENQAMREEDISDVQKDWNLHMKEENLGELPIIPRDWEGFNMTEVENFRKMVLNKTRVATHLYTSQKNVPVHSKLTFFQSNLTVKIMRGTYQYFPRNVQFPRKPHQRCSVVGNGGILTGSGCGNEIDSADHVFRLNLPPIHGRFTEDVGEKTNFVTLNPSVLQHEYGLLLEEEKVRAFVQTVAMYPTNAVIYTHPFDHKKYRKPVYRAHKAMLGGSEQEMRWSHPEFLRAADRFWKKAFHLKEPRITSGLLVATIALSMCEETHLYGFWPYRTAQDGRVLAYHYFERPISNSGFQDGEEVFRSGVANNKHHRMGDEFSVLWYLHKKGVLRLHVEDCEERY